One Nitrospira sp. DNA segment encodes these proteins:
- a CDS encoding methyltransferase domain-containing protein, with the protein MDLKKVERVYSNYASVYDHIFGRVFHEGRESAVRNLDVKPGERVLEVGVGTGLSLPLYPPHCRVTGIDLSDGMLDKARERTAVQGLVHVELHQMDAGNMKFTDDSFDTVVAAYVVTAVPDYRSVVAEMIRVCRAGGRIILLNHFSNGNKLIAAVEKVISPLCKHIGFRTDLALHHVLEGTSLQVARKDMVNPLRFWHLVECINQKNGAHHAPTNGSRPHSH; encoded by the coding sequence ATGGACTTGAAAAAAGTCGAGCGCGTTTACTCGAACTACGCGTCGGTCTACGACCACATTTTCGGCAGGGTGTTTCACGAGGGCCGCGAGTCGGCCGTGCGTAACCTGGACGTCAAGCCCGGCGAGCGTGTGCTGGAAGTCGGCGTCGGCACCGGCCTGTCCCTTCCGCTCTACCCGCCGCACTGCCGCGTCACGGGCATCGATCTCTCTGACGGCATGCTGGACAAGGCGCGCGAACGGACAGCCGTACAGGGCCTCGTTCACGTCGAGCTCCATCAGATGGACGCTGGTAACATGAAATTCACGGACGACAGCTTCGATACGGTCGTAGCGGCCTATGTCGTGACCGCAGTGCCGGATTACCGGTCGGTTGTGGCCGAGATGATCCGGGTCTGCCGAGCGGGCGGGCGGATCATCCTGCTCAATCACTTCAGCAACGGCAACAAGCTGATCGCTGCGGTCGAAAAGGTCATTTCACCGCTCTGCAAGCATATCGGTTTCCGCACCGACCTCGCGTTGCACCACGTGCTGGAAGGCACATCGCTGCAGGTGGCCCGCAAGGACATGGTCAATCCCCTCCGCTTCTGGCATCTCGTCGAATGCATCAATCAGAAGAACGGAGCACATCACGCTCCGACTAACGGCTCCCGTCCCCACTCGCACTGA